In the genome of Electrophorus electricus isolate fEleEle1 chromosome 26, fEleEle1.pri, whole genome shotgun sequence, one region contains:
- the btf3l4 gene encoding transcription factor BTF3 homolog 4, producing MNQEKLAKLQAQVRIGGKGTARRKKKVVHRTATADDKKLQSSLKKLAVNNIAGIEEVNMIKDDGTVIHFNNPKVQASLSANTFAITGHAETKQLTEMLPGILSQLGADSLTSLRKLAEQFPRQVLDNKAPKAEDIDEEDDDVPDLVENFDEASKNEAN from the exons ATGAATCAGGAGAAACTGGCAAAACTTCAAGCCCAAGTCCGAATAGGGGGCAAG ggcACAGCTCGTAGGAAGAAGAAGGTTGTTCACAGAACAGCAACAGCTGATGACAAAAAACTTCAGAGTTCATTAAAGAAACTTGCTGTGAATAACATTGCTGGCATTGAGGAG GTGAACATGATAAAGGATGACGGGACCGTGATCCACTTTAACAACCCCAAAGTGCAGGCATCTCTATCTGCCAACACGTTTGCTATCACAGGCCACGCGGAGACCAAGCAGCTGACAGAGATGCTACCAGGCATTCTCAGCCAGCTTGGTGCAGACAGTCTCACAAGTCTGCGCAAGCTTGCTGAGCAGTTCCCCAGACAAG TTCTTGACAACAAAGCTCCAAAAGCAGAAGATATtgatgaggaggatgatgatgtCCCAG ATCTTGTAGAGAACTTTGATGAAGCGTCAAAGAACGAGGCAAACTGA
- the ptgfr gene encoding prostaglandin F2-alpha receptor: MSYNGTTKAGDLSSNSMCNKSSSKRDVSVTSSVITMTVGIVSNMLALFILLKAYRRFRFKSKASFLLFASGLVVTDFLGHLINGSLALYVYASNKDWETFDPKQVLCGFFGVCMAFFGLSPLLLGCVMAVERCVGVTQPLFHSTTWTSRHMGSLLASTWLLALLVALLPVLVWRPYQVQGARSWCFFRMVGARDWLDVLLPMLFSGLGLLALLVSFVCNTVTGFTLLWSTLHWRRDDYHRHHKSSLHFEMICQLLAIMMVSCMCWGPFLVTVIIVSLQAQQQETYGYLLLTVRLATWNQILDPWVYILLRKAVLKKLFQLVQRCRSPFPKHTFGWPFSVLGSSGETCTSTSSRADCICLDRIFLPGTLMRPIGQLP, translated from the exons ATGTCTTATAATGGGACAACCAAAGCAGGCGACTTGTCATCAAACAGCATGTGTAATAAGAGCAGTAGCAAAAGAGATGTGTCAGTCACTTCCTCGGTCATTACTATGACAGTGGGCATTGTTTCCAACATGCTGGCTCTCTTCATTCTTCTCAAAGCCTACCGGCGATTCCGTTTCAAATCCAAAGCTTCCTTCTTACTCTTTGCAAGTGGTCTGGTGGTGACTGACTTCCTGGGACACCTTATTAATGGCTCCCTGGCACTCTATGTGTATGCCTCAAATAAAGACTGGGAGACTTTTGACCCCAAGCAGGTGCTTTGTGGCTTCTTTGGTGTTTGCATGGCTTTCTTTGGTCTGAGTCCCCTTTTGCTTGGATGTGTTATGGCTGTGGAGCGCTGTGTCGGGGTTACTCAGCCCCTCTTCCACTCTACCACTTGGACATCCCGTCACATGGGCAGCCTGCTGGCATCCACCTGGCTCCTGGCCCTGCTCGTGGCACTGTTGCCGGTGCTAGTGTGGCGGCCGTACCAGGTTCAGGGAGCCCGGAGCTGGTGCTTCTTTCGCATGGTGGGGGCACGTGATTGGTTGGATGTGCTCCTCCCCATGCTCTTCTCTGGGTTGGGACTGCTGGCTCTTCTTGTGTCATTTGTGTGCAACACTGTGACTGGATTCACCCTTCTGTGGTCCACACTACACTGGCGCCGTGATGACTACCATCGCCATCACAAAAGCTCACTCCATTTTGAGATGATCTGCCAGCTCCTTGCAATAATGATGGTATCCTGCATGTGTTGGGGCCCATTTCTG GTTACAGTCATTATCGTAAGCCTTCAGGCACAACAACAGGAAACATATGGCTACCTGCTGCTGACTGTACGGCTGGCCACATGGAACCAGATTCTTGACCCATGGGTGTACATTCTTCTGCGTAAAGCAGTCTTGAAGAAGCTCTTCCAGCTGGTGCAGAGGTGTCGCAGTCCTTTCCCCAAACATACCTTTGGGTGGCCATTTAGTGTGCTTGGGAGTTCAGGGGAGACTTGCACCTCCACAAGCAGCAGAGCAGACTGCATCTGCTTGGATCGAATTTTCCTGCCAGGCACTCTTATGAGACCCATCGGGCAACTCCCCTGA